The nucleotide sequence CCGCCGGCATCGACTGGCTGCGGTGGATCATCTCCATCATCCTGGCGGCGGTGCTGGTGGTCGCGGCCTCCACGCTCACCGGCCGCAACGACCGCGCCGTCCGCTGAGCCCCGCCCGGGGAGACGGCCGGGCTCAGATCTCGACCGTCTCCCCGGGGGACAGCCGGCTGCAGGGAGTGGGGGTCCCCGGGCCCCGCTCCCCCAGCAGCCCGCCGACGACGCCGAGCCCCGCGTCGTTGAGCAGGCCGTCGTGCACGGCGTACGCCTGGTCGGCGTGGACCGCCCGGACGTAGTCGATGACGTCGGCCGTCCGGGACCACGGCGCCTGGAGGGGGAGCAGCAGGGTCGCCACCGGCGTCTCCGGCACCGTGAAGGCGTCGCCCGGGTGGAAGACCCGGCCGTCGACCAGGAACCCCACGTTGGCCACCCGGGGGATCTCCGGGTGGATCTCGGCGTGCAGTTCCCCGTGCACCGCGACCTCGAACCCGGCGGCGGTCACCACGTCGCCGTGCCCGACGACGTGCACCCGGCTCCCGGCCCCCTCGAGCTGGGCCGCCACCGCGCGGTTGGTCCACACCTCCAGGCCGGGGGACGCCTCCAGCGCGGCCCGGAGCCGGTCGGCGACGAAGTGGTCGGCGTGCTCGTGCGTGACCAGGACCGCCGTGGCGCCGTCCAGCGCCGCCGGATCGGTGAAGGCACCCGGGTCGATGACCAGCCGCCGCTCGCCGTCGGAGAGGACGACGCAGGCGTGTCCGTGCTTGGTGAGCTCCATGACCGCATCCTGCACCCGGCGACCGTTCCGCGCGCCGGGTCCTCCGGTCATCCGCCTCACCCTTCGGGGGGAGACGAGCCACCGTGCCCGTTACCCCCGCCGGTGCGGTTGCCGACCTCCTCCGCATGATGCTCGCGACGACCGTCTTCGCCGCCGCCCGCAGCCGGGCCCACGGCCCCACCGCTGCCCTGTGGCACGCCGTGGAGCTGCACCGGCCCGTGGCCGAGGTGGACGGCGCCTGCGAGCTCACCGTCTGCGGCACGCTGGCCCGGGTGGTGCCCGAGGCGCAGTGGCCGGTCGCCGCCGCCGACGTCTGCCCCTCCTGCGTCCCGCTGGCGCACTGAGGCCACCCTCGCACGCCCTGCTGTCGGGACGGACCCGCCCGCCCGGCGGCAGGTGCACTCGTCCGGCCGGGGAGAGCCCTCAGCTCTCCTCGGCCAGCTCCGCCCGCAGGCGCGCCAGCAGATCGGACCGGTTGCTGGCCCCCAGCCGCTGCCGCATCCGTGAGACGTGGTGCTCGACGGTCTTCGCCGAGATGTACAGCCGGCCGCCGATCTCCCGGTAGGTCAGCCCCTCGACGACGCG is from Blastococcus sp. HT6-4 and encodes:
- a CDS encoding MBL fold metallo-hydrolase; the protein is MTGGPGARNGRRVQDAVMELTKHGHACVVLSDGERRLVIDPGAFTDPAALDGATAVLVTHEHADHFVADRLRAALEASPGLEVWTNRAVAAQLEGAGSRVHVVGHGDVVTAAGFEVAVHGELHAEIHPEIPRVANVGFLVDGRVFHPGDAFTVPETPVATLLLPLQAPWSRTADVIDYVRAVHADQAYAVHDGLLNDAGLGVVGGLLGERGPGTPTPCSRLSPGETVEI